Proteins encoded within one genomic window of Mesobacillus subterraneus:
- a CDS encoding ABC transporter substrate-binding protein has product MLFLESGGDEPVEIGVLMIGENRYEKFTGLEAGLKDLGYTDNEVHFTVKNAHDDEVLIEKQIDELLEDEPNLIVTLGGIETQRLKAKMDERNIEIPVVFAGLAAPKELGLIKDYKSPGGLFTGINNYHASISGKRLEMLTSLVPAIERVHVIYDSKIDVSKLSLEETRKAAKDLGVAISPCDASSKECLDTLWKTVDDGEAILILPSFRIESLTAEIVKLTEEKKVAAMGLYDFEAKKGLLASYGSSFYSQGYQASRFVSLILQGNKPGELPVELPDGIRFVVNQQTKDSLGVAINQDLLHIAELIHPEVQGGRKR; this is encoded by the coding sequence ATGCTTTTCTTGGAGTCAGGGGGAGATGAGCCGGTAGAAATTGGCGTCCTGATGATTGGTGAAAACAGATATGAGAAATTCACTGGTTTGGAAGCTGGGTTGAAAGATCTCGGGTATACCGATAATGAGGTTCATTTTACTGTGAAAAATGCACATGATGATGAAGTGCTGATTGAAAAGCAAATCGATGAGCTGCTCGAGGATGAACCCAATCTAATTGTTACGCTTGGCGGGATTGAAACTCAGCGTCTGAAAGCAAAAATGGATGAGAGAAACATTGAAATTCCGGTAGTTTTTGCAGGTCTTGCGGCACCGAAGGAACTTGGATTGATTAAAGATTACAAGTCACCTGGAGGTCTTTTTACCGGGATCAATAATTATCACGCAAGTATCTCTGGCAAGCGCCTCGAGATGCTTACTTCACTTGTGCCCGCTATTGAAAGGGTGCATGTGATTTATGACAGCAAAATTGATGTCAGCAAATTGAGCCTTGAAGAAACAAGAAAAGCAGCGAAGGACTTGGGGGTGGCGATTTCCCCATGCGATGCCAGCTCGAAGGAATGCCTGGATACTCTATGGAAAACGGTTGATGATGGAGAGGCAATCCTTATCTTGCCGAGTTTCAGGATTGAATCGCTGACAGCTGAGATTGTGAAGCTGACGGAGGAGAAAAAAGTTGCGGCAATGGGATTGTATGATTTTGAAGCGAAAAAAGGGTTGTTAGCAAGCTACGGATCCAGCTTTTATTCGCAAGGCTATCAGGCATCAAGGTTTGTCAGCTTGATTCTTCAGGGAAACAAGCCGGGGGAATTGCCTGTAGAACTGCCCGATGGCATTCGTTTTGTCGTCAACCAGCAGACGAAGGACTCGCTTGGAGTCGCCATTAATCAAGATCTGCTGCATATCGCCGAGCTGATTCATCCTGAAGTACAAGGAGGCAGGAAGCGATGA